One segment of Micromonospora parathelypteridis DNA contains the following:
- a CDS encoding tetratricopeptide repeat protein, giving the protein MDLLADYRRATMFFETGDPSGAARLLEPIVAAEPGNAAVRQLLARAYFQSAQLNRAEEHLRELVDRDPSDHYAHHVLGRTLERLNRHTDALRHLRIAAAMYATNDDYRTALERVETRVGGTR; this is encoded by the coding sequence ATGGATCTTCTGGCGGACTACCGGCGGGCGACCATGTTCTTCGAAACCGGTGATCCCAGCGGAGCGGCCCGACTGCTGGAGCCGATTGTCGCCGCCGAACCCGGCAACGCCGCGGTCCGGCAGTTGCTGGCCCGGGCGTACTTCCAGTCGGCCCAGCTCAACCGGGCTGAGGAGCATCTGCGGGAGCTGGTCGATCGGGACCCGAGCGACCACTACGCCCACCACGTGCTCGGTCGGACGCTGGAGCGGCTGAACCGGCACACCGACGCGTTGCGGCACCTGCGGATCGCCGCAGCGATGTACGCGACCAACGACGACTACCGGACGGCGCTGGAGCGGGTGGAAACCCGCGTGGGCGGCACGCGCTGA
- a CDS encoding ROK family protein codes for MVTTLAIDCGGGGIKASVLDEAGTMRARPLRVPTPYPLPPALFVRTLLDLGGRLPAADRLTVGVPGMIRHGVVVTTPHYVTRNGPRTRVDPDLLTEWSGWDARGALADAFGVPALVLNDAEVHGAGVVAGTGCELVLTLGTGLGSALFDGGVLAPHLELSHAPVRWGTTYDTYVGEPERRRLGDAFWSRRIRQVVDGLRPVFRWDRLYLGGGNSRLIRPEQLARMGDDVVVVPNTAGIVGGVRAWELAAGRRDART; via the coding sequence GTGGTGACCACACTGGCGATCGACTGTGGCGGCGGAGGCATCAAGGCTTCCGTGCTCGACGAGGCGGGGACGATGCGGGCCCGGCCGTTGCGGGTGCCGACCCCGTACCCGTTGCCGCCTGCGCTGTTCGTCCGGACCCTGCTGGATCTGGGTGGGCGCCTGCCGGCGGCGGACCGGCTGACGGTCGGCGTACCCGGGATGATCCGGCACGGTGTGGTGGTGACCACACCGCATTACGTGACCCGCAACGGCCCACGCACCCGGGTCGACCCGGACCTGCTCACCGAGTGGTCCGGCTGGGACGCGCGGGGCGCGCTGGCCGACGCGTTCGGGGTGCCGGCGCTGGTGCTCAACGACGCCGAGGTGCACGGCGCCGGGGTGGTCGCCGGCACGGGCTGCGAGCTGGTGCTGACCCTGGGAACGGGGCTGGGCAGCGCGCTCTTCGACGGCGGGGTGCTCGCACCGCACCTGGAGCTGTCCCACGCGCCGGTGCGGTGGGGCACCACCTACGACACGTACGTGGGTGAGCCGGAACGCCGGCGGCTCGGCGACGCCTTCTGGTCCCGCCGGATCCGGCAGGTGGTGGACGGGCTTCGCCCGGTGTTCCGCTGGGACCGGCTCTATCTGGGCGGGGGCAACTCCCGGCTGATCCGGCCCGAGCAGCTGGCCCGGATGGGCGACGACGTGGTGGTGGTGCCGAACACCGCCGGGATCGTCGGCGGTGTCCGCGCCTGGGAGCTCGCCGCCGGACGCCGGGACGCCCGTACCTGA
- a CDS encoding ABC-F family ATP-binding cassette domain-containing protein, translating to MSATMIVKDLAAGHGDRPLFAGLDLVVAPGDVVGLVGPNGAGKSTLLRTLAGLLPVEAGTVRLSPPTASVGHLPQEPERRPGETVRDFLARRTGVTAAQAALDAATEALTAGAPGADDAYGDALERWLALGGADLDERAEQVSADLGLAVDLDHPTTGLSGGQAARAGLASLLLSRYDVFLLDEPTNDLDLAGLERLEEFVTGLRAGTVLVSHDREFLTRTVTRILELDLPQQQVHHYGGGYAAYLEEREVARRHARADFEEYADTKAGLEARARTQRGWMEKGVKNARRKATDNDKIGRKFRSEASEKQAAKAKQTERLIERLDVVEEPRKEWELRMEIAAAPRAGAVVATLRGAVVRRGGFTLGPIDLQIDWADRVAVTGANGSGKSTLLAALLGRLPLDAGTASLGPGVVVGEVDQARGLFLGDAPLIDAFQAAVPHMSPADARTLLAKFGLRAAHVPRPAATLSPGERTRAALALLQGRGVNLLVLDEPTNHLDLAAIEQLESALASYPGTLLLVTHDRRMLAAIETNRRLRVDAGRIAED from the coding sequence ATGAGCGCCACGATGATCGTCAAGGACCTGGCCGCCGGGCACGGCGACCGCCCGCTCTTCGCCGGACTGGACCTGGTGGTCGCCCCCGGTGACGTGGTCGGCCTGGTCGGGCCGAACGGGGCCGGCAAGTCGACGCTGCTGCGTACCCTCGCCGGGTTGTTGCCGGTCGAGGCCGGCACCGTGCGGCTCAGCCCGCCCACCGCGAGCGTCGGGCACCTGCCGCAGGAGCCGGAACGGCGACCGGGCGAGACGGTACGGGACTTCCTGGCCCGGCGGACCGGGGTGACCGCCGCGCAGGCGGCGCTGGACGCGGCGACCGAGGCGCTGACCGCCGGGGCGCCCGGCGCCGACGACGCGTACGGCGACGCGCTGGAGCGCTGGCTCGCCCTCGGCGGCGCGGACCTGGACGAACGCGCCGAGCAGGTGAGCGCCGACCTGGGGCTCGCAGTCGACCTGGACCACCCGACCACCGGGTTGTCCGGCGGCCAGGCGGCCCGCGCCGGGCTGGCCTCGCTGCTGCTCAGCCGCTACGACGTGTTCCTGCTCGACGAGCCGACCAACGACCTGGACCTGGCGGGGTTGGAACGGCTGGAGGAGTTCGTCACCGGGCTGCGGGCCGGCACGGTGCTGGTCAGCCACGACCGGGAGTTCCTCACCCGCACGGTGACCCGAATCCTGGAGTTGGACCTGCCGCAGCAGCAGGTGCACCACTACGGCGGTGGTTACGCGGCCTACCTGGAAGAGCGGGAGGTGGCCCGCCGGCACGCCCGCGCCGACTTCGAGGAGTACGCCGACACCAAGGCCGGCCTGGAGGCGCGGGCCCGCACCCAGCGTGGGTGGATGGAGAAGGGCGTGAAGAACGCCCGGCGCAAGGCCACCGACAACGACAAGATCGGCCGCAAGTTCCGGAGCGAGGCGAGCGAGAAACAGGCCGCCAAGGCCAAGCAGACCGAACGGCTGATCGAACGGCTCGACGTGGTCGAGGAGCCCCGCAAGGAGTGGGAGCTGCGGATGGAGATCGCCGCCGCCCCCCGCGCCGGCGCCGTCGTGGCCACGCTGCGAGGTGCGGTGGTACGTCGCGGCGGGTTCACCCTCGGCCCGATCGACCTCCAGATCGACTGGGCGGACCGCGTCGCGGTGACCGGGGCGAACGGCTCGGGCAAATCCACCCTGCTGGCCGCGCTGCTCGGGCGGCTGCCGCTGGACGCCGGCACCGCCTCGCTCGGCCCCGGGGTGGTGGTGGGCGAGGTGGACCAGGCACGAGGGCTGTTCCTCGGCGACGCGCCGCTGATCGACGCGTTCCAGGCGGCCGTACCCCACATGTCGCCGGCGGACGCGCGGACCCTGCTGGCCAAGTTCGGGCTGCGAGCGGCGCACGTGCCGCGACCGGCGGCCACCCTCTCCCCCGGTGAGCGAACCCGGGCGGCGTTGGCGCTGCTGCAGGGGCGTGGGGTCAATCTGCTGGTGCTCGACGAGCCCACCAACCACCTGGACCTGGCCGCCATCGAGCAGCTCGAATCGGCGCTGGCCAGCTACCCCGGAACGCTGCTGCTGGTCACCCACGACCGGCGAATGCTGGCCGCCATCGAGACGAACCGCCGACTCCGGGTCGACGCCGGGCGGATCGCCGAAGATTGA
- a CDS encoding methyltransferase domain-containing protein — protein sequence MVALAQTPPSADRLRAIDEFLGQAWADQVRHDDRLQGLAVEVRFDRGVAHLSGDVAEPAELRLVRDLVGRLAGVYGVWCRVGVDGRAPVVVDLGCGPTKQWSSNLGLDIYPAPGVDAVADLSGSLPLADNSVDVLFAVHILEHLIDFLPLVDECHRVLRPGGVLHVMSPWWGHVNAVADPTHVRLMDVQTFKGICQLRPPGTPRWYPLHAGCDGASIFADLTPLPPDANPAPQPHLARFFD from the coding sequence ATGGTCGCGTTGGCACAAACTCCACCCTCGGCCGACCGGCTGCGGGCGATCGACGAATTCCTCGGTCAGGCGTGGGCGGACCAGGTACGACACGACGACCGGCTGCAGGGCCTGGCGGTCGAGGTGCGGTTCGACCGGGGGGTGGCCCACCTCAGCGGAGACGTCGCCGAACCCGCCGAACTACGGCTCGTACGGGACCTGGTGGGGCGGCTCGCCGGCGTCTACGGCGTCTGGTGCCGGGTCGGCGTCGACGGGCGGGCGCCGGTGGTCGTGGACCTCGGCTGCGGGCCGACCAAGCAGTGGTCGAGCAACCTGGGGCTGGACATCTACCCGGCGCCGGGGGTGGACGCGGTCGCGGACCTGTCCGGTTCGCTGCCGCTCGCCGACAACTCGGTGGACGTTCTCTTCGCGGTACACATCCTGGAGCACCTGATCGACTTCCTGCCGCTGGTGGACGAGTGCCACCGGGTGCTCCGCCCGGGCGGTGTGCTGCACGTGATGAGCCCCTGGTGGGGGCATGTCAACGCGGTGGCCGACCCGACTCACGTCCGGCTGATGGACGTGCAGACGTTCAAGGGGATCTGCCAGCTCCGGCCGCCGGGCACCCCGCGGTGGTACCCGCTGCACGCCGGCTGCGACGGTGCCTCCATCTTCGCGGACCTGACCCCCCTCCCCCCAGACGCCAACCCCGCACCCCAACCCCACCTAGCCCGCTTCTTCGACTAA
- a CDS encoding LacI family DNA-binding transcriptional regulator — protein sequence MRHRLKDVAERAGVSVKTVSNVVNGYVHVRPDTRARVEEAIAELNYRPNLSARHLRKGRTGVIALAVPELDIPYFAELARHVVIAAADYGWTVLIDQTGGRREQERVVASGITDHLIDGLIFSPLALTAEDLASLDGTPMVLLGERVEHGPADRVMIDNVTAAREITSHLIELGHRRIAAIGAQRTDEGASARLRLAGYTDALRAAGLDYDEALVAPAPAWHRADGAAAMRGLLTSGVRPDAVFCFNDTLALGALRALHEAGLRVPEDVAVVGFDDIEDGRFSIPTLSTVAPDKEQIARLAVELLANRLDGDRTAPAKELKAPHRLELRESTQTP from the coding sequence ATGCGACACAGGCTCAAAGACGTGGCCGAACGGGCCGGCGTGTCGGTTAAGACCGTCTCCAACGTCGTCAACGGCTACGTGCACGTCCGGCCAGACACCCGTGCCCGGGTCGAGGAAGCGATCGCCGAGCTCAACTACCGGCCCAACCTCTCCGCCCGCCACCTGCGCAAGGGCCGCACCGGCGTGATCGCGCTGGCCGTTCCGGAGCTGGACATCCCGTACTTCGCCGAGTTGGCCCGCCACGTGGTCATCGCCGCCGCCGACTACGGCTGGACGGTGCTGATCGACCAGACCGGCGGCCGGCGTGAGCAGGAGCGGGTCGTCGCCTCCGGCATCACCGACCACCTGATCGACGGGCTCATCTTCAGCCCGCTGGCGCTCACCGCCGAAGACCTTGCCAGCCTGGACGGCACGCCCATGGTGCTGCTCGGCGAGCGGGTCGAACACGGCCCCGCGGATCGCGTGATGATCGACAACGTGACAGCGGCCCGGGAGATCACCAGCCACCTGATCGAGCTCGGCCACCGCCGGATCGCGGCCATCGGCGCACAACGCACCGACGAAGGCGCCAGCGCCCGGCTGCGACTGGCCGGCTACACCGACGCGCTGCGCGCCGCCGGGCTCGACTACGACGAGGCCCTGGTGGCGCCCGCGCCGGCCTGGCATCGCGCCGACGGCGCGGCCGCCATGCGGGGCCTGCTCACCTCCGGCGTACGCCCCGACGCCGTCTTCTGCTTCAACGACACACTCGCCCTGGGCGCCCTGCGCGCCCTGCACGAAGCCGGCCTGCGGGTTCCTGAGGACGTGGCGGTGGTTGGCTTCGACGACATCGAGGACGGCCGGTTCTCCATCCCCACGCTCAGCACCGTCGCCCCCGACAAGGAGCAGATCGCCCGCCTTGCGGTCGAACTCCTGGCCAACCGCCTGGACGGCGACCGCACCGCCCCCGCCAAAGAGCTGAAGGCCCCCCACCGCCTAGAGCTCCGCGAATCAACCCAAACCCCCTAA
- the arfA gene encoding arabinosylfuranosidase ArfA, producing the protein MRTAQLTVDPAFSIGPADRRLFGSFVEHMGRCVYGGIYEPGHPTADTRGLRRDVLELTRELGVSVVRYPGGNFVSGYRWEDGVGPVGNRPRRLDLAWKTIETNAFGLDEFMTWAAEAGVEPMMAVNLGTRGVQEALDLLEYANHPGGTELSDLRRKHGAEDPYGVRLWCLGNEMDGPWQVGHKTADEYGRLAAEAARAMKMIDPSISLIACGSSNRRMPTFASWEATVLEHTYEHVDYISAHTYYDPSDGDQASILASAVDMDNFITEVVATADHVAAKQRHKRKLKISFDEWNVWYESRLKADLDRRGWVEAPALIEDNFTAVDAVVVGDLLITLLRHADRVGVAAQAQLANVIAPIRTRNGGPAWRQSIFHPFALTARYARGTVLRTEPVSPRYDTKKYGDVPVLDTVAVHDEETGELTVFAVNRGQTDLPLEIDLRGLPAMSGLSFQSIAAGSDPSATNTEAEPDRVTPRDLPTPTPDGGRCTVRLPAVSWNVLRFGPASA; encoded by the coding sequence TTGCGGACCGCGCAGCTGACGGTCGACCCGGCCTTCTCCATCGGCCCGGCCGACCGACGCCTCTTCGGCTCCTTCGTCGAGCACATGGGGCGGTGCGTCTACGGCGGCATCTACGAGCCCGGCCACCCCACCGCCGACACCCGCGGCCTGCGCCGCGACGTTCTGGAACTGACCCGTGAGCTGGGCGTCTCGGTGGTCCGGTACCCGGGCGGCAACTTCGTCTCCGGCTACCGCTGGGAGGACGGCGTTGGCCCGGTCGGCAACCGGCCGCGCCGGCTCGACCTGGCCTGGAAGACGATCGAGACCAACGCGTTCGGGTTGGACGAGTTCATGACCTGGGCCGCCGAGGCCGGCGTCGAGCCGATGATGGCGGTCAACCTCGGCACGCGCGGCGTCCAGGAAGCACTGGACCTGCTGGAGTACGCCAACCACCCGGGCGGCACGGAGCTCTCCGACCTGCGGCGCAAGCACGGCGCCGAGGATCCGTACGGGGTGCGGCTGTGGTGCCTGGGCAACGAGATGGATGGCCCGTGGCAGGTCGGCCACAAGACCGCCGACGAGTACGGCCGCCTCGCCGCCGAGGCCGCCCGCGCGATGAAGATGATCGACCCGTCGATCAGTCTGATCGCCTGCGGCAGCTCCAACCGGCGGATGCCCACCTTCGCCTCCTGGGAGGCGACCGTGCTGGAGCACACCTACGAGCACGTCGACTACATCTCGGCGCACACCTACTACGACCCGTCCGACGGTGACCAGGCGAGCATCCTGGCCTCGGCCGTCGACATGGACAACTTCATCACCGAGGTCGTCGCGACCGCCGACCACGTGGCCGCCAAGCAGCGGCACAAGCGCAAGCTGAAGATCTCCTTCGACGAGTGGAACGTCTGGTACGAGTCCCGCCTAAAGGCCGACCTGGACCGGCGCGGCTGGGTCGAGGCTCCCGCCCTGATCGAGGACAACTTCACCGCGGTCGACGCGGTGGTCGTCGGCGACCTGCTGATCACCCTGCTGCGCCACGCGGACCGGGTTGGTGTGGCCGCCCAGGCCCAGTTGGCCAACGTGATCGCGCCGATCCGCACCCGCAACGGCGGCCCGGCCTGGCGGCAGAGCATCTTCCACCCGTTCGCGTTGACCGCCCGGTACGCCCGGGGCACCGTGCTGCGCACCGAGCCGGTGTCGCCGCGCTACGACACGAAGAAGTACGGGGACGTGCCGGTGCTCGACACCGTCGCCGTCCACGACGAGGAGACCGGCGAGCTGACCGTGTTCGCGGTCAACCGCGGCCAGACGGACCTCCCGTTGGAGATCGATCTGCGCGGCCTGCCGGCTATGTCCGGTCTGTCGTTCCAGAGCATCGCTGCCGGGTCTGACCCGTCAGCGACGAACACCGAGGCCGAGCCCGACCGGGTGACGCCTCGGGACCTGCCCACCCCCACCCCCGACGGCGGTCGGTGCACCGTGCGCCTGCCCGCCGTGTCCTGGAACGTGCTGCGTTTCGGCCCGGCAAGCGCCTGA
- a CDS encoding ABC transporter substrate-binding protein gives MIQNDMSRRRLLGLGLGLGAAASLTLAGCGGGDDSASGPAAGNGGKEYTGPKVDLKLWNGFTGGDGEIFKALVNQFNTEHQNIAVSVATYQWEDYYNKLPGAASSGNGPDIAVMHMDQLATFAARGVISELDDVAKNLELSEADFAPTVWQGGLYNNKRYGIPLDMHPLGFYYNKAVMQQAGLDPNKPPTTKDDFTAALVEFKKAGVQGFWISPFQFTGGMTFYSLLNQWGGTLFDADVAKATFNSDPAVEACTWLVDMIRQGHSPANVGQDAEYLAFKSGKNAFTFNGIWQINDLKKSPEVQWGVAPLPQIGSKKATWANSHNFTIVKQKANNANKIAGSKVFINWLSQHSLDWAKGGQIPARKAVRESAEFKALPEISVLAPELEYAAFPPAAPGLGEVITTFYNSFNEAALGKKTPKQALDDGVAKANRQLEDNRKKYGS, from the coding sequence ATGATCCAGAACGACATGAGCCGGCGGCGCCTGCTCGGCCTCGGTCTCGGACTCGGCGCTGCGGCCTCGCTGACCCTCGCGGGCTGCGGCGGCGGCGACGACAGTGCCTCCGGGCCGGCCGCCGGCAACGGTGGCAAGGAGTACACCGGTCCCAAGGTGGACCTGAAGCTCTGGAACGGCTTCACCGGCGGTGACGGCGAGATCTTCAAGGCGCTCGTGAACCAGTTCAACACCGAGCACCAGAACATCGCCGTGTCGGTGGCCACGTACCAGTGGGAGGACTACTACAACAAGCTCCCCGGTGCGGCCTCCAGCGGCAACGGCCCGGACATCGCGGTCATGCACATGGACCAGCTCGCCACCTTCGCCGCCCGCGGCGTGATCAGCGAGCTGGACGACGTGGCCAAGAACCTGGAGCTCTCCGAGGCGGACTTCGCGCCCACGGTGTGGCAGGGCGGGCTCTACAACAACAAGCGGTACGGCATCCCGCTGGACATGCACCCGCTGGGCTTCTACTACAACAAGGCCGTCATGCAGCAGGCCGGCCTGGACCCGAACAAGCCGCCGACCACCAAGGACGACTTCACGGCGGCGCTGGTCGAGTTCAAGAAGGCCGGCGTGCAGGGCTTCTGGATCAGCCCGTTCCAGTTCACCGGCGGCATGACGTTCTACTCCCTGCTCAACCAGTGGGGCGGCACCCTCTTCGACGCCGACGTCGCCAAGGCCACGTTCAACTCCGACCCGGCGGTCGAGGCCTGCACCTGGCTGGTCGACATGATCAGGCAGGGCCACTCGCCGGCCAACGTCGGCCAGGACGCCGAGTACCTGGCGTTCAAGAGCGGTAAGAACGCCTTCACCTTCAACGGCATCTGGCAGATCAACGATCTGAAGAAGAGCCCCGAGGTGCAGTGGGGCGTCGCCCCGCTCCCCCAGATCGGCAGCAAGAAGGCCACCTGGGCCAACTCGCACAACTTCACCATCGTGAAGCAGAAGGCCAACAACGCCAACAAGATCGCCGGCTCGAAGGTCTTCATCAACTGGCTGAGCCAGCACTCGCTGGACTGGGCCAAGGGCGGCCAGATCCCGGCCCGGAAGGCCGTACGCGAGAGCGCCGAGTTCAAGGCGCTGCCGGAGATCTCGGTGCTCGCCCCCGAGCTGGAGTACGCGGCCTTCCCGCCGGCGGCCCCCGGCCTGGGCGAGGTCATCACGACCTTCTACAACTCGTTCAACGAGGCCGCGCTGGGCAAGAAGACGCCCAAGCAGGCGCTGGACGACGGCGTTGCCAAGGCCAACCGGCAGCTCGAGGACAACCGCAAGAAGTACGGGAGCTGA
- a CDS encoding carbohydrate ABC transporter permease, which yields MADVIEVGAARGDAPPPAAKAARRAASAGRTRRATPYLFLAPYLVLFGVFGLLPIILGVWLSVHQWDFQLPNRPFVGLDNYKELFSSDSAVYGDWWESVRATAIFTVLSVPLLVVVPLGLALLLNRSFPGRTFFRAVYFAPYVLGVAVIGLLWRFLLDANLGLVNRLLGVVGLPSDTPWVTNMPWAWISLVGVTVWWTSGFNAVIYLAGLQDISPELYEAARMDGANAWQRFRSVTLPGLRPVLLFVITTTVLASANMFGQSFLITQGTPGTETRTVVWFIVEEGLRDNDAGRAAAMSIVFALMLAVVSLANFRLFRYKED from the coding sequence GTGGCGGACGTGATCGAGGTCGGGGCGGCGCGCGGAGACGCGCCGCCCCCGGCGGCCAAAGCAGCCCGCCGGGCCGCCTCGGCGGGTCGGACCAGACGGGCGACGCCATACCTGTTCCTTGCCCCCTACCTGGTCCTGTTCGGGGTCTTCGGCCTGTTGCCGATCATCCTCGGCGTGTGGCTGAGCGTGCACCAGTGGGACTTCCAACTGCCCAACCGGCCGTTCGTCGGGTTGGACAACTACAAGGAGCTGTTCTCCAGCGACTCCGCCGTCTACGGCGACTGGTGGGAGAGCGTCCGGGCCACCGCGATCTTCACGGTGCTGTCGGTGCCGCTGCTGGTGGTCGTACCGCTCGGGCTGGCGCTGCTGCTGAACCGCTCCTTCCCGGGCCGGACCTTCTTCCGGGCGGTCTACTTCGCGCCGTACGTGCTGGGCGTCGCGGTGATCGGCCTGCTCTGGCGGTTCCTGCTCGATGCCAACCTGGGCCTGGTCAACCGGCTCCTCGGGGTTGTCGGGCTGCCGTCGGACACCCCCTGGGTCACCAACATGCCGTGGGCCTGGATCTCCCTGGTCGGGGTGACCGTCTGGTGGACCTCCGGCTTCAACGCGGTCATTTACCTGGCCGGCCTGCAGGACATCTCGCCTGAGCTGTACGAGGCCGCCCGGATGGACGGCGCGAACGCCTGGCAGCGGTTCCGCAGCGTCACGCTGCCCGGCCTGCGCCCGGTGCTGCTGTTCGTGATCACCACGACCGTGCTCGCCTCGGCGAACATGTTCGGCCAGTCGTTCCTGATCACCCAGGGGACGCCCGGCACGGAGACCCGGACGGTGGTGTGGTTCATCGTCGAGGAGGGCCTGCGGGACAACGACGCCGGCCGCGCCGCCGCGATGAGCATCGTGTTCGCCCTGATGCTGGCGGTCGTGAGCCTCGCCAACTTCCGTCTCTTCCGCTACAAGGAAGACTGA
- a CDS encoding carbohydrate ABC transporter permease — protein sequence MTTPTPTTGGSASGLRRVGLYTTLVVLALIFLVPLLWMVITSLKTYTAAQQIPPSWLPNPLAGYGYEQVINNSANPVLRWFLNSMVAATLHSLLVLVTASMAAYSLARLRFRGRGVTFALIVGTLFIPPTSLIVPNFLIVDQLNWIDTLAVIVVPGAASAFGVFFLRQFFLSLPDELEEAATLDGANQWQIFVKVVLPLSKPALATLAVLSFLTNWNDFLWPIFVLFSPEKLTLPPGLGLLQGSYVTDYPVIMAGAVLASLPVLILFVLAQRHIIQGVSRSGLKG from the coding sequence ATGACGACGCCCACGCCCACCACCGGCGGCTCCGCATCGGGGCTGCGCCGGGTCGGGCTCTACACGACCCTGGTCGTGCTGGCCCTGATCTTCCTGGTTCCGCTGCTGTGGATGGTCATCACCTCGCTGAAGACCTACACCGCAGCCCAGCAGATCCCACCGAGCTGGCTGCCGAACCCGCTCGCCGGATACGGCTACGAGCAGGTCATCAACAACTCGGCGAACCCGGTGCTGCGCTGGTTCCTCAACAGCATGGTGGCGGCCACGCTGCACTCGCTGCTGGTGCTGGTGACCGCCTCGATGGCCGCGTACTCCCTGGCTCGTCTGCGGTTCCGGGGACGCGGGGTGACCTTCGCTCTGATCGTCGGGACGCTGTTCATCCCGCCGACCTCGCTGATCGTCCCGAACTTCCTGATCGTCGACCAGCTCAACTGGATCGACACCCTCGCCGTGATCGTGGTGCCCGGCGCGGCCAGCGCGTTCGGGGTGTTCTTCCTGCGGCAGTTCTTCCTCTCCCTGCCGGACGAGCTGGAGGAGGCCGCCACGCTGGACGGCGCCAACCAGTGGCAGATCTTCGTCAAGGTGGTGCTGCCGCTGTCCAAGCCGGCGCTGGCCACCCTGGCCGTGCTGTCGTTCCTCACCAACTGGAACGACTTCCTCTGGCCGATCTTCGTGCTGTTCAGCCCGGAGAAGCTCACCCTGCCGCCGGGCCTGGGCCTGCTCCAGGGCTCGTACGTCACCGACTACCCGGTGATCATGGCGGGTGCGGTGCTGGCCAGCCTGCCGGTGCTGATCCTCTTCGTGCTCGCCCAGCGGCACATCATCCAGGGCGTCTCCCGCAGCGGTTTGAAGGGATGA
- a CDS encoding glycoside hydrolase family 43 protein, which translates to MTRTTVCRRGAAAIVIAAALLVAGCADSSEPTPTSSGSDPSMFTNPVVKTDAPDPQAIQVGDTWYLFHTNSEGRNVPVHTSTDLVDWTEAKDALPTLPDWADAGKTWAPEAIQLAPDRFLLYYTVAGRESGRQCVGRAVASAPQGPYRDDASGPLICQADLGGAIDASPFRDTDGSLWLLWKNDGNAIGVDTWLWSQRLADDGLTLVGEPTKLLKQTEPWEGTLIEGPFFHRQDGRLFLFFAANAYDRAEYAEGYAVCESPTGPCVKAAENPILKSKDAASGPGHASMVVKDGRTWLLYHAWPPGQEGSTDPGRQVWLDEVTWVDGKPVVQGPTAAPQPRP; encoded by the coding sequence ATGACGCGCACAACCGTCTGTCGACGCGGCGCGGCGGCGATCGTCATCGCCGCCGCGCTGCTCGTTGCGGGCTGTGCCGACAGCAGCGAACCCACCCCCACGAGCAGCGGGAGCGACCCCAGCATGTTCACCAACCCCGTCGTGAAGACCGACGCCCCAGACCCGCAGGCCATCCAGGTGGGCGACACCTGGTACCTGTTCCACACCAACTCCGAGGGCCGCAACGTCCCGGTGCACACGTCGACGGACCTGGTCGACTGGACCGAGGCCAAGGACGCTCTGCCGACGCTGCCGGACTGGGCGGACGCCGGCAAGACCTGGGCACCCGAGGCGATCCAGCTGGCACCGGACCGGTTCCTGCTCTACTACACCGTCGCCGGGCGGGAGTCCGGGCGGCAGTGCGTCGGGCGGGCCGTGGCCAGCGCGCCGCAGGGGCCGTACCGGGACGACGCGAGCGGCCCGCTGATCTGCCAGGCCGACCTGGGTGGGGCGATCGACGCCAGCCCGTTCCGGGACACCGACGGCAGCCTCTGGCTGCTGTGGAAGAACGACGGCAACGCGATCGGGGTGGACACCTGGCTCTGGTCCCAGCGTCTCGCCGATGACGGCCTGACCCTCGTCGGCGAGCCGACGAAGCTGCTCAAGCAGACCGAGCCGTGGGAGGGCACCCTGATCGAGGGGCCGTTCTTCCACCGCCAGGACGGTCGGCTGTTCCTCTTCTTCGCCGCCAACGCCTATGACAGGGCGGAGTACGCCGAGGGCTACGCGGTCTGCGAGAGCCCGACCGGCCCGTGTGTGAAGGCCGCCGAGAACCCGATCCTGAAGAGCAAGGATGCCGCCTCGGGCCCCGGTCACGCCTCGATGGTCGTGAAGGACGGCCGGACCTGGCTGCTGTACCACGCCTGGCCGCCCGGCCAGGAGGGCAGCACCGACCCCGGTCGGCAGGTCTGGCTCGACGAGGTGACGTGGGTCGACGGCAAGCCGGTGGTCCAGGGCCCGACCGCCGCGCCGCAGCCCCGCCCCTGA